One window of Elaeis guineensis isolate ETL-2024a chromosome 11, EG11, whole genome shotgun sequence genomic DNA carries:
- the LOC105053681 gene encoding UPF0481 protein At3g47200-like has protein sequence MAIGERSWVVDLHSQVENVNTLEELELWRKQCIYGVPAYIKDLNSKAYKPQLVSFGPSTTAKPMEEHKHGALLHVLKRSVKPLDDLLTEMEKMGEQLQDAYQNLDEYWRIERRKFLQLMIADGCFMLEIMRASTGNSSDYPFNDPIFGSHGVLPTVPYIRRDMLMIENQLPLLVLEKLVAAETGSLGNADQINKLVLKFCAPVARPPLAGLGLGLHPLDLFRRSLLQCPMRRPVPTSESGSSEIIRSALELCEFGIQFRRSRTSSLGDIRFGNGVLSLPAIIGDDTSELMFLNLMAFERLHPGAGNEVTSYVFFMDNIIGSAKDVSFLHSKGIIQNALGSDKAVANLFH, from the exons ATGGCCATAGGAGAGAGGAGCTGGGTCGTTGACTTGCATAGCCAGGTCGAGAACGTGAACACTTTGGAAGAGCTGGAGCTCTGGAGGAAGCAATGCATCTACGGGGTGCCTGCATACATCAAGGATCTCAACAGCAAGGCCTACAAGCCTCAGCTGGTGTCGTTTGGGCCTTCCACCACGGCGAAGCCCATGGAAGAGCACAAGCACGGAGCCCTCCTCCACGTCCTCAAGAGGTCGGTGAAGCCCTTAGATGACTTGTTGACTGAAATGGAGAAGATGGGGGAGCAACTGCAGGATGCCTATCAGAACCTCGACGAGTACTGGAGGATAGAGAGACGGAAATTCTTGCAGCTTATGATTGCTGATGGATGTTTCATGCTTGAAATCATGCGCGCGTCCACTGGGAACTCCAGTGACTATCCCTTCAACGATCCCATCTTTGGCAGTCATGGGGTGCTCCCCACTGTGCCTTACATAAGGAGGGACATGCTCATGATCGAGAACCAGTTACCTTTGCTGGTTCTGGAGAAGCTGGTTGCTGCTGAAACCGGCAGCCTGGGG AACGCCGATCAGATCAACAAGCTGGTTCTCAAGTTCTGCGCTCCAGTCGCCCGGCCCCCACTGGCGGGCCTAGGCTTGGGCCTCCACCCCCTCGACCTCTTCCGTAGGAGCTTGCTCCAATGCCCTATGCGCCGGCCCGTCCCCACGTCGGAGTCAGGGTCCAGCGAGATCATCCGGTCGGCGCTGGAGCTGTGTGAGTTTGGAATCCAGTTCAGAAGGAGCAGGACGAGCAGTCTCGGTGACATCAGGTTCGGCAACGGCGTCCTCAGCCTCCCCGCCATCATCGGCGACGATACCAGTGAGTTAATGTTCCTCAACTTAATGGCCTTTGAACGCCTCCATCCCGGCGCCGGCAACGAGGTCACCTCGTACGTCTTCTTCATGGACAACATCATCGGCTCTGCCAAGGATGTCAGCTTTCTGCACTCCAAGGGGATCATCCAGAACGCCCTCGGGAGCGACAAGGCCGTGGCCAATCTGTTCCACTGA